A single region of the Maniola jurtina chromosome 6, ilManJurt1.1, whole genome shotgun sequence genome encodes:
- the LOC123865904 gene encoding uncharacterized protein LOC123865904: MQEIQHDREYYDIIGLGSYYVRNEIFIVYKFPIILTQVYDMYKLSIVPNKNHEILIPYHPFLAISLNEYRYIEAECPKTSKGYLCADIRSLQREPSNQPDCIQQLITAQNRSRFCHPVKVTLEKPAFEQLDERHYTMSFPLPTKVHLSCGHDLYRTLRGSYLAVIPQNCFLKTPEFMILNRNDRIKGQAIQVMDLPKEEPSDSRPSPHYELKSTKLDHLHHASAKVSSQTPITLPPSSDHGSIYHTTIPIYTILVGTCGLSIIIIVYRKIQRTKTLQIRSTAEIQSSSSNDLPAQFTAKVFHKRRSDGGGVTQAKPAADT, encoded by the coding sequence GATTAGGTTCGTATTATGTAAGAAACGAAATATTCATAGTTTATAAATTTCCTATAATTTTAACCCAAGTATatgatatgtataaattatcCATTGTACCCAACAAGAATCATGAGATCCTAATTCCTTATCATCCATTCCTGGCAATAAGCTTGAACGAGTACAGGTACATAGAGGCTGAATGCCCGAAGACCAGCAAGGGTTATCTATGTGCCGATATTAGAAGCTTACAGCGTGAACCTTCGAATCAACCAGATTGTATCCAACAACTTATAACCGCCCAAAATAGAAGTAGGTTTTGCCATCCAGTGAAAGTAACTTTGGAAAAACCAGCGTTCGAGCAACTTGACGAACGTCACTATACAATGAGTTTTCCGCTGCCCACGAAAGTTCACCTATCGTGTGGCCACGACCTGTACCGGACACTTCGAGGCAGCTACTTGGCAGTAATTCCACAAAATTGCTTTTTGAAAACGCCAGAGTTTATGATTCTCAATAGAAACGATCGCATAAAAGGCCAAGCAATTCAAGTTATGGATTTACCTAAAGAAGAACCCTCTGACTCAAGACCATCTCCGCATTATGAATTGAAGTCCACAAAACTGGATCACCTACATCATGCAAGTGCAAAGGTTTCATCTCAAACACCTATCACTTTACCTCCGAGTTCGGACCACGGAAGTATTTACCACACAACCATACCCATATACACCATATTGGTTGGAACCTGCGGACTGAGTATAATCATCATAGTTTATCGTAAAATACAGCGCACGAAGACATTGCAGATAAGAAGCACAGCCGAAATTCAGAGTTCTTCATCCAATGACCTCCCGGCGCAATTCACAGCCAAGGTGTTCCATAAGCGCCGATCTGATGGGGGAGGTgttacgcaggcgaagccggCGGCTGATACATAG